In a single window of the Ornithorhynchus anatinus isolate Pmale09 unplaced genomic scaffold, mOrnAna1.pri.v4 scaffold_93_arrow_ctg1, whole genome shotgun sequence genome:
- the PEAK3 gene encoding protein PEAK3 isoform X1 produces MATLTQTQTQVQLWRTRQSPGLILLSLTPCLLPAPHWGPGEIRAHLLPTKSRRLRTTERLSPEAPGSPLPPPLPQKTLSRTKSLPTKETRQCTTCAGLQPSLLKVPSRQQGSLQAPFSSQKPSESPPGQLSTQAWDLQELTFSTEDRDLGCFFSDLGSQEEVLTGLVRRQLGSLRWIEAQLESQFMGEQWLGTVDELGVDLSLLDDKPCAESGDAWYYRVSHTTQASQHILAAKVHKPDCLKPDPKPSGASGSALQGTLPPHFNVQRLCGWLAGGSRALGLWREEALAVALVAEVPSQTVADWTGVSAGLHRAQPGPLERQACLLLLQLCTALEHLHGQGLRHGDLRPQNLLLLGPTGPPALPRLLLSNFARAERLGPGGPGTFPGWEDVIQLGLLVYDLLHLDRPQELATPAPIPVRSPFSAGLSHLVPQLLHGQLSAHSTGQALQALLWGPEPLTPDPPLPSWLALRQALLGLRLAEQAVAEGPGGAGLEDWLCCRYLTRVSEDSLGLLTVKD; encoded by the exons ATGGCAACATTG acccagacccagacccaAGTACAGTTGTGGAGAACTAGACAATCTCCAGGGCTgattcttctctccctaactccCTGCCTACTCCCCGCACCCCACTGGGGTCCAGGAGAGATACGAGCCCACCTACTGCCAACCAAGTCTCGCCGGCTGAGGACAACTGAGAGACTTTCTCCAGAGGCTCCTGGCagcccactgccccctcccttgCCACAGAAGACGCTCAGCAGAACCAAGTCTCTACCCACCAAGGAGACACGCCAATGCACCACCTGCGCCGGCCTTCAGCCCTCACTTTTGAAGGTTCCCAGCCGCCAGCAGGGCAGCCTCCAGGCTCCCTTTAGCTCCCAGAAGCCCTCGGAGAGTCCCCCTGGCCAGttgagcacacaggcctgggacctgcAGGAGCTGACCTTCAGCACAGAGGACCGTGACCTGGGCTGCTTCTTCAGTGACCTGGGCAGCCAGGAGGAGGTGCTTACTGGGCTCGTGAGGCGCCAGCTGGGCTCCCTGCGCTGGATTGAGGCCCAACTGGAGAGCCAGTTCATGGGCGAGCAGTGGTTGGGGACTGTGGATGAGTTGGGCGTAGATCTGAGCCTGCTGGACGACAAGCCCTGCGCTGAGAGCGGAGATGCCTGGTACTACCGTGTCAGCCATACCACCCAGGCTTCCCAGCATATCCTGGCAGCAAAG GTCCACAAGCCCGACTGCCTGAAGCCTGACCCCAAGCCCTCTGGAGCCAGCGGCTCAGCCCTGCAgggcaccctcccaccccacttcaATGTACAGCGTCTCTGCGGCTGGCTGGCTGGGGGGTCCCGGGCCCTCGGGCTGTGGCGGGAGGAGGCCCTGGCGGTAGCTTTGGTGGCTGAGGTCCCCAGCCAGACCGTGGCCGACTGGACTGGGGTCTCCGCGGGGCTGCATCGGGCCCAGCCGGGCCCCCTGGAGCGCCAGGCCTGTCTCCTGCTGCTGCAGCTCTGCACAGCCCTGGAGCATCTGCACGGCCAGGGCCTCCGCCACGGGGACTTGCGGCCGCAGAACTTGCTGCTGCTTGGCCCCACTGGGCCGCCAGCCCTGCCCCGTCTGCTCCTCAGTAACTTTGCCCGGGCTGAACGACTGGGCCCAGGTGGGCCAGGAACCTTCCCTGGCTGGGAGGATGTGATCCAGCTGGGTCTGCTAGTGTATGACCTGCTGCACCTGGACCGGCCCCAGGAGCTGGCCACCCCGGCCCCCATTCCGGTCCGCTCCCCCTTCTCGGCCGGCCTGAGCCATTTGGTCCCTCAGCTGCTGCATGGCCAGCTCTCCGCACATAGCACTGGCCAGGCCCTGCAGGCACTGCTCTGGGGGCCTGAGCCCCTGACTCCggacccacctctcccctcctggcTAGCCCTGCGGCAAGCCCTGCTGGGGCTGCGGCTGGCGGAGCAGGCAGTGGCTGAGGGCCCAGGGGGAGCCGGGCTGGAGGACTGGCTCTGCTGCCGCTACCTGACTCGGGTCTCGGAGGACTCGCTTGGTCTGCTGACTGTGAAGGATTGA
- the PEAK3 gene encoding protein PEAK3 isoform X2, which yields MSNPGKPSPPAADKPSPTSQPTYGNIGEIRAHLLPTKSRRLRTTERLSPEAPGSPLPPPLPQKTLSRTKSLPTKETRQCTTCAGLQPSLLKVPSRQQGSLQAPFSSQKPSESPPGQLSTQAWDLQELTFSTEDRDLGCFFSDLGSQEEVLTGLVRRQLGSLRWIEAQLESQFMGEQWLGTVDELGVDLSLLDDKPCAESGDAWYYRVSHTTQASQHILAAKVHKPDCLKPDPKPSGASGSALQGTLPPHFNVQRLCGWLAGGSRALGLWREEALAVALVAEVPSQTVADWTGVSAGLHRAQPGPLERQACLLLLQLCTALEHLHGQGLRHGDLRPQNLLLLGPTGPPALPRLLLSNFARAERLGPGGPGTFPGWEDVIQLGLLVYDLLHLDRPQELATPAPIPVRSPFSAGLSHLVPQLLHGQLSAHSTGQALQALLWGPEPLTPDPPLPSWLALRQALLGLRLAEQAVAEGPGGAGLEDWLCCRYLTRVSEDSLGLLTVKD from the exons ATGAGCAATCCCGGAAAACCCAGTCCTCCTGCAGCGGACAAACCATCCCCCACATCGCAGCCCACCTATGGCAACATTG GAGAGATACGAGCCCACCTACTGCCAACCAAGTCTCGCCGGCTGAGGACAACTGAGAGACTTTCTCCAGAGGCTCCTGGCagcccactgccccctcccttgCCACAGAAGACGCTCAGCAGAACCAAGTCTCTACCCACCAAGGAGACACGCCAATGCACCACCTGCGCCGGCCTTCAGCCCTCACTTTTGAAGGTTCCCAGCCGCCAGCAGGGCAGCCTCCAGGCTCCCTTTAGCTCCCAGAAGCCCTCGGAGAGTCCCCCTGGCCAGttgagcacacaggcctgggacctgcAGGAGCTGACCTTCAGCACAGAGGACCGTGACCTGGGCTGCTTCTTCAGTGACCTGGGCAGCCAGGAGGAGGTGCTTACTGGGCTCGTGAGGCGCCAGCTGGGCTCCCTGCGCTGGATTGAGGCCCAACTGGAGAGCCAGTTCATGGGCGAGCAGTGGTTGGGGACTGTGGATGAGTTGGGCGTAGATCTGAGCCTGCTGGACGACAAGCCCTGCGCTGAGAGCGGAGATGCCTGGTACTACCGTGTCAGCCATACCACCCAGGCTTCCCAGCATATCCTGGCAGCAAAG GTCCACAAGCCCGACTGCCTGAAGCCTGACCCCAAGCCCTCTGGAGCCAGCGGCTCAGCCCTGCAgggcaccctcccaccccacttcaATGTACAGCGTCTCTGCGGCTGGCTGGCTGGGGGGTCCCGGGCCCTCGGGCTGTGGCGGGAGGAGGCCCTGGCGGTAGCTTTGGTGGCTGAGGTCCCCAGCCAGACCGTGGCCGACTGGACTGGGGTCTCCGCGGGGCTGCATCGGGCCCAGCCGGGCCCCCTGGAGCGCCAGGCCTGTCTCCTGCTGCTGCAGCTCTGCACAGCCCTGGAGCATCTGCACGGCCAGGGCCTCCGCCACGGGGACTTGCGGCCGCAGAACTTGCTGCTGCTTGGCCCCACTGGGCCGCCAGCCCTGCCCCGTCTGCTCCTCAGTAACTTTGCCCGGGCTGAACGACTGGGCCCAGGTGGGCCAGGAACCTTCCCTGGCTGGGAGGATGTGATCCAGCTGGGTCTGCTAGTGTATGACCTGCTGCACCTGGACCGGCCCCAGGAGCTGGCCACCCCGGCCCCCATTCCGGTCCGCTCCCCCTTCTCGGCCGGCCTGAGCCATTTGGTCCCTCAGCTGCTGCATGGCCAGCTCTCCGCACATAGCACTGGCCAGGCCCTGCAGGCACTGCTCTGGGGGCCTGAGCCCCTGACTCCggacccacctctcccctcctggcTAGCCCTGCGGCAAGCCCTGCTGGGGCTGCGGCTGGCGGAGCAGGCAGTGGCTGAGGGCCCAGGGGGAGCCGGGCTGGAGGACTGGCTCTGCTGCCGCTACCTGACTCGGGTCTCGGAGGACTCGCTTGGTCTGCTGACTGTGAAGGATTGA